A single Musa acuminata AAA Group cultivar baxijiao chromosome BXJ2-1, Cavendish_Baxijiao_AAA, whole genome shotgun sequence DNA region contains:
- the LOC135598272 gene encoding protein trichome birefringence-like 26, with amino-acid sequence MGKEVEPEAEPCIGFRDGVCKFLAILLGSSLIMALSYQPFLYTATADTSSSENAEILAVIASTGQCDLSSGEWIPDARDPAYSNSTCSFISSYQDCLTNGRPDTGYLHWRWKPYGCELPRFDANKFLNRMRNKSLGFVGDSVFRNQMESLLCLLSEVEEAVLVYHDETFQTETWHLPSHNVTLGLIWAPFLIKSTQAISKNHIQLYLDALDDTWTSQYHKYDYVMISGGQWFLRETIFWENNTVVGCHYCAGKNLRELGMDYSYRRALRSVFDFVSSSEHKPLVVLRTWTPTHFEHGMWYNGGICNRTKPYKESEYAADPVDVVMREVEEEGFQEGVRSGLRLSLLDTYHLSALRPDGHPGPYRRFHPDISKKPQNDCLHWCLPGAIDTWNDMLMEILMGDEELRSAF; translated from the exons ATGGGAAAGGAAGTCGAGCCTGAAGCAGAGCCATGCATTGGCTTCCGTGATGGTGTGTGCAAGTTCCTGGCTATTCTCTTGGGGTCTTCGCTCATCATGGCTTTGTCCTACCAACCGTTCTTGTACACAGCTACAGCTGACACCTCCTCCTCCGAGAATGCTGAGATTCTAGCCGTGATCGCTTCGACAG GACAATGTGATCTTTCTTCCGGAGAATGGATCCCTGACGCTCGAGATCCAGCTTACAGCAACTCAACCTGCAGCTTCATATCTTCTTATCAAGACTGCTTGACGAACGGCCGGCCTGACACTGGCTATCTTCACTGGAGGTGGAAGCCATATGGCTGTGAGTTGCCTCGATTCGACGCAAACAAGTTCTTGAATCGTATGAGGAACAAATCCTTGGGATTTGTGGGTGATTCAGTCTTCCGCAACCAGATGGAGTCATTGCTTTGCCTTCTCTCCGAG GTGGAAGAAGCTGTGCTGGTCTACCATGACGAAACATTTCAGACCGAAACATGGCACCTGCCTTCTCACAACGTCACACTGGGGCTGATTTGGGCTCCTTTCCTGATCAAATCTACGCAAGCCATCTCCAAAAACCACATCCAGCTTTATCTCGACGCCCTCGACGATACCTGGACGAGCCAATACCACAAGTACGACTACGTGATGATTTCTGGTGGCCAGTGGTTCCTCAGAGAAACCATATTCTGGGAGAACAACACAGTCGTCGGCTGCCACTACTGCGCGGGGAAGAACCTGAGGGAACTTGGCATGGACTACTCTTATCGGAGAGCACTCCGATCTGTGTTCGACTTCGTGAGCAGCTCAGAGCACAAGCCCCTGGTGGTTCTCAGGACCTGGACTCCCACCCACTTCGAGCATGGGATGTGGTACAATGGGGGGATCTGCAACAGAACGAAGCCTTACAAGGAGAGTGAGTACGCTGCTGACCCAGTGGATGTTGTGATGAGAGAAGTGGAGGAGGAGGGGTTCCAGGAAGGGGTGAGGAGTGGGCTGAGGCTGAGCCTGCTTGACACTTACCATCTCTCCGCTCTGAGGCCAGATGGGCATCCAGGACCCTACAGGAGATTCCACCCGGACATTAGCAAGAAGCCACAGAACGACTGCCTTCACTGGTGCTTGCCTGGGGCAATTGATACCTGGAATGACATGCTTATGGAGATTCTGATGGGCGATGAAGAACTGAGATCTGCTTTCTGA